Proteins from one Faecalibacterium sp. I3-3-33 genomic window:
- a CDS encoding ZIP family metal transporter, with protein sequence MAAGIMLAASVWSLLLPAIARSQGRAAWVPPALGLILGAVGLLRLEDAAGQLLAGGPGHCGRMVLAVTLHNLPEGMVVGLAAALALHGDADAVSGALALSLGIGLQNIPEGAAVSLPLTQSGRTRGQSFAAGAASGLVEPLGAVLAFVLAEWVGAALPWLMSAAAGCMVCVTAQEMIPEAVEPDEVAGVISIVLGFALMMALDVAL encoded by the coding sequence ATGGCGGCGGGCATCATGCTGGCGGCCAGCGTGTGGAGCCTGCTGCTTCCGGCCATTGCCCGGTCGCAGGGCAGGGCGGCATGGGTGCCCCCGGCGCTGGGGCTTATTTTAGGCGCTGTGGGGCTTTTGCGGCTGGAGGATGCCGCCGGGCAGCTGCTGGCTGGCGGTCCCGGGCATTGCGGGCGTATGGTGCTGGCGGTCACCCTGCACAACCTGCCGGAAGGCATGGTGGTGGGGCTGGCTGCGGCGCTGGCGCTGCACGGGGACGCGGACGCTGTAAGCGGCGCGCTGGCGCTGAGCCTTGGCATCGGCTTGCAGAACATCCCGGAGGGGGCGGCGGTCAGTCTGCCGCTGACCCAGAGCGGGCGCACCCGGGGGCAGTCCTTTGCCGCCGGGGCGGCCTCCGGGCTGGTGGAGCCCTTGGGCGCGGTGCTGGCCTTTGTGCTGGCCGAGTGGGTAGGTGCAGCGCTGCCGTGGCTTATGAGCGCGGCGGCGGGCTGTATGGTGTGTGTGACCGCACAGGAGATGATCCCTGAGGCGGTGGAACCGGATGAAGTGGCCGGTGTCATCAGCATCGTGTTGGGGTTTGCCCTGATGATGGCACTGGATGTGGCCCTGTGA
- a CDS encoding MATE family efflux transporter produces the protein MATTSRSADLTSGPMLQKIILFSVPLAASSILQLLFNAADVVVVGRFAGSTALAAVGSNGALINLLVNLFVGLSLGANVVAARCFGARDEKGVQDTVHTAVALGLVSGVLLAVVGFCAARGLLELMSCPEDVIGLSTLYLKIYFIGMPMTMLYNFSSALLRAVGDTKRPLYCLAAAGVINVVLNLVFVIGFSMSVAGVALATIISQTVSALLVTGMLVREEGALRLDLRRLAFHAGTLKQILLIGLPAGLQSTVFSLSNVVIQSSINSFGSMVVAGNSASSNLEGFVYTAMNAFAQAAVTFTSQNIGARKYHNLDRVIRNCLLCVVVTGLVLGGGAALAGNQLLRFYSSDAAVIATGAERLRLICGFYLLCGIMDVLASSLRGLGYSVLPMVVSLIGVCALRLVWIATIFQLNRTPFMLYISYPISWALTALVHLTCLLVVRRKLRQKQPQTI, from the coding sequence ATGGCTACGACCAGCCGTTCCGCAGACCTGACCAGCGGACCCATGCTGCAAAAGATCATCTTGTTTTCCGTGCCGCTGGCGGCATCCAGCATTCTGCAATTGCTGTTCAATGCCGCCGATGTTGTGGTGGTGGGGCGCTTTGCGGGCAGCACGGCGCTGGCTGCCGTCGGCTCCAACGGTGCGTTGATCAATCTGCTGGTCAACCTGTTCGTCGGGCTTTCGCTGGGTGCCAATGTAGTGGCAGCCCGGTGCTTTGGCGCCCGGGACGAAAAGGGCGTACAGGATACGGTGCACACCGCCGTAGCGCTGGGCTTAGTCAGCGGCGTATTGCTGGCGGTGGTGGGCTTTTGCGCCGCGCGCGGCCTGCTGGAGCTGATGAGCTGCCCGGAGGACGTGATCGGCCTTTCCACCCTGTACCTGAAGATCTATTTTATCGGAATGCCCATGACCATGCTGTACAACTTCAGCAGTGCGCTGCTGCGGGCGGTGGGCGACACCAAGCGCCCGCTGTACTGTCTGGCCGCTGCCGGTGTCATCAATGTGGTGCTGAATCTGGTCTTTGTCATCGGCTTTTCCATGAGTGTGGCGGGCGTGGCACTGGCTACCATCATCAGCCAGACTGTTTCCGCGCTGCTGGTGACCGGGATGCTCGTCCGGGAGGAGGGTGCACTGCGGCTGGACCTGCGGCGGCTGGCCTTCCACGCCGGGACGCTGAAGCAAATCTTGCTCATCGGCCTGCCTGCCGGGCTGCAAAGCACGGTGTTCAGCCTTTCCAATGTGGTCATCCAGTCCTCCATCAACTCCTTCGGCTCCATGGTGGTGGCGGGCAACTCTGCCTCCTCCAATCTGGAGGGCTTTGTGTACACCGCCATGAACGCCTTTGCGCAGGCCGCGGTCACCTTTACCAGCCAGAACATCGGCGCACGCAAGTACCACAACCTTGACCGGGTGATCCGCAACTGTCTGCTGTGTGTCGTAGTCACCGGCCTTGTACTGGGCGGCGGCGCGGCACTGGCGGGAAATCAGCTGCTGCGCTTCTACTCCTCGGACGCCGCGGTCATCGCCACCGGCGCTGAGCGGCTGCGGCTGATCTGCGGCTTCTACCTGCTGTGCGGCATTATGGACGTGCTGGCCAGCAGCCTGCGCGGGCTGGGGTACAGCGTACTGCCCATGGTGGTAAGCCTTATCGGCGTGTGCGCGCTGCGGCTGGTGTGGATCGCAACGATTTTCCAGCTGAACCGCACCCCCTTTATGCTGTACATCAGCTACCCTATCAGCTGGGCGCTGACCGCGCTGGTGCACCTGACCTGCCTGCTGGTGGTGCGGCGTAAGCTGCGCCAGAAGCAGCCGCAGACGATATAA
- a CDS encoding sugar transferase — MYRNWIKRLLDIFLSACGILCLSWLLLLLAVAIKLDSPGPVFFRQKRVGIGKRHFQILKFRTMRIDTPHDMPTHLLHDPEQYITRMGRFLRKTSLDELPQLWNILVGDMAVIGPRPALWNQYDLLAERDKYGANDVRPGLTGWAQIHGRDELEIAEKAKLDGWYVEHISFGLDVKCFFGTITAVLKHDGVVEGGTGTLHDEK, encoded by the coding sequence ATGTATCGGAATTGGATCAAACGGCTGCTGGATATTTTTCTGTCGGCCTGCGGCATTTTGTGCCTTTCGTGGCTGCTGCTGCTTCTGGCTGTTGCCATCAAGCTGGACTCTCCAGGGCCGGTGTTTTTCCGGCAGAAGCGTGTGGGCATCGGCAAGCGGCATTTCCAGATCCTCAAGTTCCGCACCATGCGCATTGATACCCCCCACGATATGCCCACTCATCTGCTGCACGACCCGGAGCAGTATATCACCCGCATGGGGCGTTTTCTGCGCAAGACCAGTCTGGACGAGCTGCCCCAGCTGTGGAATATTCTTGTGGGGGATATGGCGGTCATCGGCCCGCGCCCTGCGCTGTGGAACCAGTACGACCTGCTGGCCGAGCGGGATAAGTACGGCGCAAACGATGTGCGCCCGGGGCTGACCGGCTGGGCGCAGATCCATGGCCGTGACGAGCTGGAAATTGCCGAAAAGGCAAAGCTGGACGGCTGGTATGTGGAGCATATCAGCTTTGGGCTGGATGTGAAGTGCTTCTTTGGCACCATTACCGCCGTGCTCAAGCATGACGGCGTAGTGGAGGGCGGCACCGGCACCCTGCATGATGAAAAATGA
- the aspS gene encoding aspartate--tRNA(Asn) ligase codes for MERTYINEAQKAIGGTVKVQGFIENLRNSKYMAFIVLKDITGKLQITVEKADHPELVDTIDQLTPDSVITVTGKVMENDYVKMGGVEMIPESIEVESTANALPIVRKEIAATKKKKAVERSSIDQRIDYRWIDLRTDENQLMFKAQSCFVNAMRKFLLDRNFIEIHTPKLIAAASESGSEVFKVDYFDRNAYLAQSPQFYKQMAMAAGFERIFETGPVFRAEKSYTNKHATEFSGFDLEFSYITSFKDVMKMEEELLTAGLQAVKDSYGDQIKELFGQEVIVPTTPFPVVKLADLYKALEEEFGYTVDESEKGDLTTEAERLSYDWVKKHYGHEFLFITDYSAEKRAFYHMRDENGVPQGYDLIWRGVEITTGAQREHRYEVLKKQAEEKGLAEDVKFYLEFFQYGCPPHGGFGIGIDRLTMLLCGLSIKDAEFLFRGPNRLTP; via the coding sequence ATGGAACGCACCTATATCAATGAGGCTCAAAAGGCCATCGGCGGCACGGTGAAGGTGCAGGGCTTTATCGAGAACCTGCGCAACAGCAAGTATATGGCATTTATCGTGCTGAAGGATATTACCGGCAAGCTGCAGATCACAGTGGAAAAGGCCGACCACCCCGAGCTGGTGGATACCATTGATCAGCTCACCCCGGACTCTGTCATCACCGTCACCGGTAAGGTGATGGAGAACGACTACGTCAAGATGGGCGGCGTGGAGATGATCCCCGAGAGCATCGAGGTGGAGAGCACCGCCAATGCACTGCCCATCGTCCGCAAGGAGATCGCAGCCACCAAGAAAAAGAAGGCTGTGGAGCGCTCCAGCATCGACCAGCGCATCGACTACCGCTGGATCGACCTGCGCACCGACGAGAACCAGCTGATGTTCAAGGCACAGAGCTGCTTCGTCAATGCCATGCGCAAGTTCCTGCTGGACCGCAACTTCATCGAGATCCACACCCCCAAGCTGATCGCTGCTGCCAGCGAGAGCGGCTCTGAGGTGTTCAAGGTGGACTACTTCGACCGCAACGCCTATCTGGCACAGAGCCCCCAGTTCTATAAGCAGATGGCCATGGCTGCCGGCTTTGAGCGTATCTTCGAGACCGGCCCCGTGTTCCGCGCCGAGAAGAGCTACACCAACAAGCACGCTACCGAGTTCTCCGGCTTCGACCTGGAGTTCAGCTACATCACCTCCTTCAAAGACGTGATGAAGATGGAAGAGGAGCTGCTGACCGCAGGTCTGCAGGCCGTTAAGGACAGCTACGGCGACCAGATCAAGGAGCTGTTCGGGCAGGAAGTCATCGTGCCCACCACCCCGTTCCCGGTGGTCAAGCTGGCAGACCTGTACAAGGCTCTGGAGGAAGAGTTCGGCTACACCGTGGACGAGAGTGAGAAGGGCGATTTGACCACCGAGGCCGAGCGCTTGAGCTACGACTGGGTCAAGAAGCACTACGGTCACGAGTTCCTGTTCATTACCGATTACTCTGCCGAGAAGCGCGCTTTCTACCACATGCGTGATGAGAACGGCGTGCCGCAGGGCTATGACCTGATCTGGCGCGGTGTGGAGATCACCACTGGTGCCCAGCGTGAGCACCGCTACGAGGTGCTGAAGAAGCAGGCTGAGGAGAAGGGTCTGGCCGAGGACGTCAAGTTCTATCTGGAGTTCTTCCAGTACGGCTGCCCGCCCCACGGCGGCTTTGGCATCGGCATCGACCGCCTGACTATGTTGCTGTGCGGCCTGAGCATCAAGGATGCAGAGTTCCTGTTCCGCGGCCCCAACCGCCTGACCCCGTGA
- the spoIVA gene encoding stage IV sporulation protein A, with protein sequence MEKQEQNSICREIGARTGGDIYIGVVGPVRSGKSTFIKRFMEQLVLPAMSGSAAARERARDELPQSAAGRTIMTTEPKFIPETAVPLQLEGGGACRVRLIDCVGYMVEGAMGHEEDAKPRMVKSPWFEQEVPFDLAAETGTRKVICEHSTIGVVVTTDGSISDIPRAGYAEAERRVITELEALGKPYIILLNSTHPDAPETRQLAEGMARDYHRTVLPVSCVDLDAAMLGEILRRVLYEFPVQELDFALPRWVTMLEPGHWLQAQVYAAAMQLAERVSRMKDLPAGTDAPALECDAVQRSAVAGADLAAGSVRVSVELKPEIFYQVLSEQTGLDIGDEAGLMPCIMELARAKRAYEKVRSALEQVEATGYGIVMPSIDELHLEPPEIVHQDGRCGVRLQACAPSIQMMKATIHTELSPIVGTEKQSEDLVQSLLADFADDPVQLWESNIFGKSLHELVNDGLQNKLLHIPQEARTRLQETLERVINEGCTGLICILI encoded by the coding sequence TTGGAGAAACAGGAACAGAACAGCATCTGTCGCGAGATCGGCGCACGCACCGGCGGGGATATCTACATCGGTGTGGTGGGGCCGGTGCGCAGTGGCAAATCCACCTTTATCAAGCGGTTCATGGAGCAGCTGGTGCTGCCCGCCATGTCCGGCTCTGCCGCCGCCCGGGAGCGTGCCCGGGACGAGCTGCCGCAGTCGGCGGCGGGGCGCACCATCATGACCACCGAGCCGAAATTCATCCCGGAGACTGCCGTGCCCTTGCAGCTGGAGGGCGGCGGGGCGTGTCGGGTGCGGCTGATCGACTGCGTGGGCTACATGGTGGAAGGTGCCATGGGGCACGAGGAGGACGCAAAGCCCCGCATGGTCAAAAGCCCGTGGTTCGAGCAGGAGGTGCCCTTTGACCTTGCCGCAGAGACCGGCACCCGCAAGGTGATCTGCGAGCACTCCACCATCGGGGTGGTGGTCACCACGGACGGTTCAATCAGCGATATCCCCCGGGCGGGCTACGCAGAGGCGGAAAGGCGGGTCATCACCGAGCTGGAAGCGCTGGGCAAGCCCTATATCATCCTGCTCAACAGCACCCACCCGGATGCGCCGGAGACCCGGCAGCTGGCCGAGGGTATGGCGCGGGACTACCACCGCACCGTGCTGCCGGTAAGCTGCGTGGACTTGGATGCCGCCATGCTGGGGGAGATTTTGCGGCGGGTACTGTACGAGTTCCCGGTGCAGGAGCTGGATTTTGCCCTGCCCCGTTGGGTGACCATGCTGGAGCCCGGGCACTGGCTGCAGGCGCAGGTGTATGCAGCCGCCATGCAGCTGGCAGAGCGGGTGTCCCGCATGAAGGATCTGCCAGCCGGAACGGACGCACCTGCGCTGGAATGCGATGCCGTGCAGCGATCGGCAGTGGCAGGGGCAGACCTTGCTGCCGGCAGTGTGCGGGTGAGTGTGGAGCTGAAGCCGGAGATCTTTTATCAGGTGCTCAGCGAGCAGACCGGGCTGGATATCGGGGACGAGGCGGGGCTGATGCCCTGCATCATGGAACTTGCCCGGGCAAAACGCGCCTACGAGAAGGTGCGCAGTGCCTTGGAGCAGGTGGAAGCCACCGGCTATGGCATCGTGATGCCCTCCATCGACGAGCTGCATCTGGAACCGCCTGAGATCGTGCATCAGGACGGGCGCTGCGGGGTGCGGCTGCAAGCCTGTGCGCCCTCTATCCAGATGATGAAAGCCACCATCCACACTGAACTGAGCCCCATCGTGGGTACCGAGAAGCAGAGCGAGGACTTGGTGCAAAGCTTGTTGGCCGATTTTGCGGACGACCCGGTGCAGCTGTGGGAGTCCAACATCTTCGGCAAAAGCCTGCACGAATTAGTGAACGATGGCTTGCAGAACAAGCTGCTCCACATCCCGCAGGAAGCCCGCACCCGCCTGCAGGAAACGCTGGAACGGGTCATCAACGAGGGCTGCACCGGACTGATCTGTATCCTGATTTAG
- a CDS encoding DUF4364 family protein codes for MSANDAFTAGVRPGGLTSSTEIRLLLCYLVKNAGPITRQEIENALMEEALVNYFEIGSCLDDITKQELVTLTGDSYAITDKGRKVAQELAYDLPRSVRERAVAAVLRCQTWARKEAKYSARITEKADGHCTVRCTVKGLDSELFCLELGAPDRLSAELVKKQFILKGNEIYQLLINKLTEEEK; via the coding sequence ATGAGCGCCAATGATGCTTTTACCGCCGGTGTCCGTCCCGGCGGCCTGACCAGCAGCACCGAGATCCGGCTGCTATTGTGCTATCTGGTGAAAAACGCCGGCCCCATTACCCGGCAGGAGATCGAGAACGCCCTGATGGAGGAAGCCCTTGTCAACTATTTTGAGATCGGCTCCTGTCTGGACGATATCACAAAACAGGAACTGGTCACCCTGACCGGCGACAGCTATGCCATTACCGACAAAGGCCGCAAGGTGGCGCAGGAGCTGGCCTACGACCTGCCCCGCAGCGTGCGGGAGCGGGCGGTGGCTGCCGTGCTGCGCTGCCAGACATGGGCCCGCAAGGAGGCCAAATACAGCGCCCGCATCACCGAAAAGGCAGACGGCCACTGCACCGTGCGCTGCACTGTAAAGGGGCTGGACAGCGAGCTGTTCTGTCTGGAACTGGGCGCACCCGACCGGCTGAGCGCCGAGCTGGTGAAGAAGCAGTTCATCCTGAAGGGCAACGAGATCTATCAGCTGCTGATCAACAAGCTGACCGAGGAAGAAAAATAA
- a CDS encoding S1 RNA-binding domain-containing protein yields MMQAYRTENSYRSAARLSPAELRAAMASGEILQATALAFDTRRQLRFELGGVKAVMPFAQCADGAETGTVRDIAVLTRVGRPTCFVIEGLDTDEDGAPCYRLSRAKAQQLCKAEYLDTLSPGDILPCTVTHIEPFGAFCDVGCGISALLPIDCMSVSRISSPADRVSVGQQILCAIKNRDAQGRFVLTIRELLGTWAENAARFTVGETVVGIVRSVEEYGTFVEIAPNLAGLAESCTGLAPGQAVSVYIKNILPEKMKIKLVIVNHALSQPHRFELRYFITEGHLDRWVYSTPECPKRIETDFAVAACNPG; encoded by the coding sequence ATGATGCAAGCTTATCGTACCGAAAACAGTTACCGCTCTGCCGCCCGCCTTTCTCCTGCCGAGCTGCGGGCTGCCATGGCCAGCGGCGAAATTTTGCAGGCCACTGCCCTTGCCTTTGACACCCGGCGGCAGCTGCGGTTTGAGCTGGGCGGGGTTAAGGCGGTAATGCCCTTTGCCCAGTGCGCAGACGGTGCCGAGACCGGCACCGTGCGGGATATTGCGGTGCTGACCCGGGTGGGACGCCCCACCTGCTTTGTCATTGAGGGGCTGGACACGGACGAGGACGGCGCGCCCTGCTACCGACTTTCCCGCGCCAAGGCGCAGCAGCTGTGCAAGGCAGAGTATCTGGACACCCTCTCGCCCGGGGATATCCTGCCCTGCACGGTGACCCACATCGAGCCGTTCGGCGCGTTTTGTGACGTAGGCTGCGGCATCAGCGCCCTGCTGCCCATCGACTGTATGTCGGTAAGCCGCATCTCCTCCCCTGCCGACCGGGTCAGCGTAGGGCAGCAGATTTTGTGTGCCATCAAGAACCGGGACGCGCAGGGGCGCTTTGTACTGACCATCCGGGAACTGCTGGGCACATGGGCAGAGAACGCTGCCCGGTTCACCGTAGGCGAAACGGTGGTGGGCATCGTGCGCAGCGTAGAGGAATACGGCACCTTTGTGGAAATTGCGCCAAACCTTGCCGGTCTTGCGGAAAGCTGCACCGGTCTTGCGCCCGGGCAGGCGGTAAGCGTCTACATCAAAAACATTCTGCCGGAAAAGATGAAGATCAAACTGGTCATCGTGAACCACGCCCTGAGCCAGCCTCACCGGTTTGAGCTGCGGTACTTTATCACCGAAGGACATCTGGACAGGTGGGTGTACTCCACACCGGAGTGCCCCAAGCGTATTGAGACAGATTTTGCCGTTGCGGCTTGCAATCCGGGCTGA
- a CDS encoding DUF951 domain-containing protein, translating to MDVAVGDTILTRKKHPCGASSFEVLRVGMDFKIRCTGCGREVMLPRAKIEKNIKKVVKPGSAQ from the coding sequence ATGGACGTCGCTGTGGGAGATACCATCCTCACCCGCAAAAAGCACCCCTGCGGAGCATCCAGCTTCGAGGTGCTGCGGGTGGGCATGGATTTTAAGATCCGCTGCACCGGCTGCGGACGCGAGGTCATGCTGCCCCGCGCCAAAATTGAAAAGAACATCAAAAAGGTGGTAAAGCCCGGCAGCGCGCAGTAG
- the prfA gene encoding peptide chain release factor 1: MQDISSRMDAVCRRFEELSMRLNQPDTAADPAQFRKLMREYHDTEPVVEAYRDWQTALDHLAQAKALLEEPGSLDPDFKQMIQQEISEKSQDVAKLENNLKILLLPKDMNDGKNVIMEIRGGAGGEEAALFAHSLLRMYTMYAQNRGWTLEVLNLNETELGGVKEAIVSVDGAGAYNRLKYESGVHRVQRVPETETQGRIHTSTATVAVMPQAEEVDFALDMKDLRIDTFRSSGAGGQHINKTSSAIRVTHIPTGTVVECQNERSQFQNKDKALEILRSRLLAQKQKEQQDAINAQRQGQVGTGDRSEKIRTYNFPQDRCTDHRIGLTVHNLEKIMDGNLDEVIDALATREQAEKLQKLGG; this comes from the coding sequence ATGCAAGATATTTCTTCCCGGATGGATGCGGTCTGCCGCCGCTTTGAGGAGCTTTCCATGCGGCTGAACCAGCCCGATACCGCTGCCGACCCGGCACAGTTCCGCAAACTGATGCGGGAGTACCACGACACCGAGCCGGTGGTGGAAGCTTACCGGGACTGGCAGACCGCGCTGGATCATCTGGCGCAGGCCAAAGCCCTGCTGGAGGAGCCCGGTTCACTGGACCCGGACTTCAAGCAGATGATACAGCAGGAAATCAGCGAAAAAAGTCAAGATGTGGCAAAGCTGGAAAATAATCTCAAAATTTTGCTGTTACCCAAGGACATGAACGATGGCAAAAACGTCATCATGGAGATACGCGGCGGCGCCGGCGGCGAGGAAGCCGCCCTGTTTGCCCACAGTCTGCTGCGGATGTACACCATGTACGCCCAGAACCGTGGCTGGACGCTGGAGGTGCTCAACCTGAACGAGACCGAGCTTGGCGGTGTAAAGGAAGCCATCGTCTCGGTGGATGGCGCGGGCGCATATAACCGCCTCAAGTACGAGAGCGGGGTGCACCGGGTGCAGCGGGTGCCGGAGACCGAGACCCAAGGCCGCATCCACACCTCTACCGCCACCGTGGCGGTAATGCCGCAGGCAGAGGAGGTGGACTTTGCGCTGGATATGAAGGATCTGCGCATCGATACCTTCCGCTCTTCCGGTGCGGGCGGTCAGCACATCAATAAGACCTCCAGCGCCATCCGCGTGACCCATATCCCCACGGGTACGGTGGTGGAGTGCCAGAACGAGCGCAGCCAGTTCCAGAACAAGGATAAGGCGCTGGAGATCCTGCGCAGCCGCCTGCTTGCGCAAAAGCAGAAGGAGCAGCAGGATGCCATCAACGCCCAGCGTCAGGGGCAGGTGGGCACCGGCGACCGCAGCGAGAAGATCCGCACCTACAACTTCCCGCAGGACCGCTGCACCGACCACCGCATCGGGCTGACCGTCCACAATCTGGAAAAGATCATGGACGGCAATCTGGACGAGGTGATCGACGCCCTTGCCACCCGGGAACAGGCCGAAAAGCTGCAAAAGCTGGGTGGGTAA